One segment of Cyprinus carpio isolate SPL01 chromosome B20, ASM1834038v1, whole genome shotgun sequence DNA contains the following:
- the LOC109113070 gene encoding LOW QUALITY PROTEIN: trifunctional enzyme subunit beta, mitochondrial-like (The sequence of the model RefSeq protein was modified relative to this genomic sequence to represent the inferred CDS: substituted 1 base at 1 genomic stop codon) has protein sequence MASMLLTSLRSSPLTSVQAAQFAARSLSTSVHLQAQAKSKKTLAKPGVKNIVLVDGVRTPFLQSGTTYADLMPHDLARAALQGLLNRTGLPKDAVDYIVYGTVIQEVKTSNVAREAALGAGFSDKTPAHTVTMACISSNQAMTTAAGLIAAGQCDAVVAGGVEFMSDVPIRHSRKMRKTMLSLNKAKTLGARLSLLGSIRLAHLSPEVLHYPXYTSLIAPSTPQFDYFSTAETMGHSADRLAAAFGVSRLEQDEFALRSHTLAKKAQDSGLLSDVISFKVPGRDIVSKDNGIRPATMEQLAKLKPAFIKPHGTVTAANSSFLTDGASAVLIMSEEKALAMGYKPKAYLRDFVYVSQDPKDQLLLGPTYATPKVLEKSGLTLNDIDVFEFHEAFAGQIMANLKAMESDWFAQTYMGRKTKVGAPPMEKFNTWGGSLSLGHPFAATGCRLVTTVAHRLQKEGGQYGLVAACAAGGQGHAMVIEAYPQ, from the exons ATGGCATCTATGTTGTTGACGTCACTGAGGAGCAGCCCATTGACATCTGTGCAGGCTGCTCAGTTTG CTGCTCGTTCTCTCAGCACATCTGTTCATCTGCAAGCTCAAG CAAAGAGCAAGAAGACTCTGGCCAAACCAGGAGTGAAGAACATCGTTCTGGTTGATGGCGTCCGAACTCCTTTCCTCCAGTCTGGCACAAC ATATGCTGACCTGATGCCCCACGATCTGGCCAGAGCTGCGTTACA AGGTCTGCTGAACAGAACCGGTCTCCCTAAAGATGCTGTTGATTATATTGTGTATGGAACTGTTATTCAGGAAGTGAAGACCAGTAATGTGGCCAGAGAG gcagcACTTGGTGCTGGATTCTCAGATAAGACTCCTGCTCACACTGTGACTATGGCGTGTATTTCCTCCAATCAAGCAATGACCACAG CTGCTGGTTTGATCGCTGCTGGTCAGTGTGATGCTGTCGTCGCCGGTGGGGTTGAGTTTATGTCTGACGTTCCCATTCGTCACAGCCGCAAGATGAGGAAGACGATGCTGTCACTCAACAAGGCAAAGACCCTCGGGGCTCGGCTCTCTCTGCTGGGCTCCATTCGCCTCGCTCACCTTTCACCTGAGgtactacattacccataatacACCTCACTTATTGCCCCCAGCACACCTCAGTTTGACT ATTTCTCCACAGCCGAGACAATGGGACACTCCGCGGACCGTCTGGCGGCTGCATTCGGTGTGTCGCGTTTAGAGCAGGATGAATTTGCTCTGCGATCTCACACGCTCGCAAAGAAAGCTCAAGACAGCGGGCTgctcagtgatgtcatcagctTTAAAGTGCCAG GGAGGGATATTGTGTCTAAAGATAACGGTATCCGTCCTGCCACCATGGAACAGCTGGCCAAACTGAAACCCGCCTTCATCAAGCCTCACGGCACGGTGACGGCCGCAAACTCCTCCTTCCTG ACTGACGGAGCGTCTGCGGTTTTGATCATGTCAGAGGAGAAAGCTCTTGCTATGGGTTACAAGCCTAAAGCGTATCTCag AGATTTTGTGTACGTGTCTCAAGACCCAAAAGACCAGCTCCTTCTCGG GCCGACCTACGCCACTCCAAAGGTCCTGGAGAAGAGCGGTCTGACCTTGAATGACATTGATGTGTTTGAGTTCCATGAAGCTTTTGCT GGTCAGATCATGGCAAACCTGAAGGCGATGGAATCTGACTGGTTCGCCCAAACATATATGGGCAGAAAAACGAAG gttgGTGCCCCTCCGATGGAGAAGTTTAACACCTGGGGAGGTTCTCTGTCTCTTGGACATCCGTTTGCGGCCACCGGCTGTAGACTGGTGACCACCGTGGCCCACAGACTGCAGAAAGAGGGTGGTCAGTACGGCCTGGTGGCAGCGTGTGCCGCTGGAGGACAG GGTCATGCCATGGTGATCGAAGCTTATCCTCAGTAA